A single genomic interval of Arthrobacter methylotrophus harbors:
- a CDS encoding CoA transferase codes for MTISDRPLKGIRVLDFTHAAAGPYATMMLADLGAEVIKIEKPGRGDGARHMGKPMLGPVESDYYVALNRNKRGVALDLRTEEGRAVALELAEKSDIVIQNFRPGVMERLGLGYEQIRERRPGIIYSSISAFGTTGPLSSRPANDIIMQAVSGLMGITGEVGGGPVRVGAPLSDYGTGLFSLIGILTALYARDQHPEGQHIEVAMLDSSIALMANYIPGVAGLGETIPRSGRTHAQIVPYQAFECSDGAYVMVGAFTNGFWKRLCIALDRPEWPADERFLTNADRLRHRNIIVPMIEEIFRGRAREEWLDILNEADVPASPVLELHEAIVSEQAQANQVIQDVGTPEQPVPTVRFPVRSTSWPLAESNTPPRIGQDSQEVLSRVLGKNTEEIAALLASGAVASSDGIPAMAASGAKP; via the coding sequence ATGACCATCAGTGATCGGCCTCTGAAGGGGATCCGTGTCCTCGACTTCACTCATGCCGCTGCCGGACCTTACGCCACGATGATGCTGGCTGACCTCGGGGCCGAAGTCATCAAGATCGAGAAGCCCGGACGCGGCGATGGCGCCCGCCACATGGGCAAACCGATGCTCGGACCGGTCGAAAGCGACTACTACGTCGCACTCAATCGGAACAAACGCGGCGTCGCCCTCGACCTGCGCACGGAAGAAGGCCGCGCCGTCGCTCTCGAGCTGGCCGAGAAATCCGACATTGTCATCCAGAACTTCCGTCCCGGCGTCATGGAACGGCTGGGCCTTGGCTACGAGCAAATCCGTGAGCGCCGGCCCGGTATCATCTACAGCTCCATCTCCGCCTTCGGCACCACCGGCCCGCTCAGCAGCCGCCCTGCAAACGACATCATCATGCAGGCGGTCTCCGGCTTGATGGGAATCACGGGCGAAGTAGGTGGAGGACCCGTCCGGGTTGGCGCTCCCCTGAGCGACTACGGCACCGGCCTCTTCAGCCTGATCGGAATCCTAACGGCCCTCTATGCCCGTGACCAGCACCCGGAAGGCCAGCACATCGAGGTGGCCATGCTCGACAGCAGCATCGCCCTCATGGCGAACTACATCCCGGGCGTCGCGGGGCTCGGGGAGACCATCCCCCGCAGCGGCCGGACGCACGCCCAGATCGTGCCCTACCAGGCGTTCGAATGCAGCGACGGAGCCTACGTCATGGTCGGCGCCTTCACCAACGGCTTCTGGAAGCGGCTGTGCATCGCGCTGGACCGTCCGGAGTGGCCCGCGGACGAACGTTTCCTGACCAATGCCGACCGCTTGCGTCATCGGAACATCATCGTGCCGATGATCGAGGAGATCTTCCGCGGCCGGGCCAGGGAAGAATGGCTCGACATCCTTAACGAAGCCGACGTCCCGGCCAGCCCCGTGCTGGAACTCCACGAAGCGATCGTCTCCGAACAAGCCCAGGCGAACCAGGTTATTCAGGACGTCGGCACGCCCGAACAGCCGGTGCCCACCGTCAGGTTCCCTGTGCGGTCCACCTCGTGGCCGTTGGCCGAGTCCAATACTCCTCCCCGTATTGGCCAGGACTCCCAGGAGGTTCTCTCCCGCGTGCTGGGTAAGAACACCGAGGAGATTGCAGCGCTTCTTGCCTCCGGTGCTGTAGCGAGCAGCGATGGGATTCCTGCCATGGCCGCTTCCGGAGCCAAGCCGTGA
- a CDS encoding CoA transferase, producing the protein MTALEGIRVIDLGQFYFGPYCAMLMARLGADVIKVEAPDGDPYRRLPTATDDGTALQFELINSGKRLIRLDLKNPAGRDVLLRLVRTADILIQNLSPGAMDRFGLGYDTLQAENPRLIMASGTGYGSFGPYAGQSAMDMSIQARTAFMSTTGFDGGPPVRTGPSVVDFLGGTHLLAGVMAALYQREKSGKGQHVEVALQDAAITSLTSNIAGYVNSGGTMPERTGNRNGGLAVTPYNAYQTNDGWVALLCPTDAHWARLRELMQDPDADDQRYDTMAGRCAEMDAVDAIVERWTKTLSKNEIGECLGQSNIPAAPVLTLPELLEDPHVAKRQVLRRMHDEKGPWLTWGSPLVLSDSPLVEPTRPGPLGAHTQEVLTGDLGLSEADVSALRASGAI; encoded by the coding sequence GTGACCGCGCTGGAGGGCATCAGGGTCATTGATCTGGGCCAGTTCTACTTCGGCCCTTATTGTGCGATGTTGATGGCTCGCTTGGGTGCCGACGTCATCAAAGTAGAAGCGCCCGACGGCGATCCGTATCGCCGGCTACCCACCGCGACCGACGACGGTACGGCCCTGCAATTCGAGCTCATTAACTCCGGCAAGAGGCTGATCCGGCTCGACTTGAAGAACCCGGCCGGACGCGATGTCTTGTTACGTCTCGTCCGGACGGCGGACATTCTGATCCAGAACCTCTCCCCTGGCGCCATGGACCGCTTCGGTCTCGGCTACGACACGCTGCAGGCGGAAAACCCTCGCCTGATCATGGCGTCCGGTACGGGCTACGGTTCCTTTGGACCATATGCCGGTCAATCCGCCATGGACATGTCCATCCAGGCACGGACTGCGTTTATGAGCACCACAGGTTTTGACGGCGGCCCGCCGGTACGTACCGGACCCTCCGTGGTCGATTTCCTCGGTGGAACCCACCTTCTCGCCGGGGTCATGGCTGCCCTCTATCAGCGCGAGAAGTCCGGGAAAGGTCAGCACGTCGAAGTGGCCTTGCAGGATGCTGCCATCACGTCTCTGACTTCGAACATCGCGGGCTATGTCAACAGCGGCGGAACGATGCCGGAGCGGACCGGAAACCGCAATGGCGGTCTGGCCGTCACGCCCTACAACGCCTACCAGACCAACGATGGTTGGGTGGCCTTGCTGTGCCCGACCGATGCACACTGGGCACGGTTGCGGGAATTGATGCAGGATCCCGACGCAGACGACCAGCGTTACGACACGATGGCCGGGCGGTGTGCCGAAATGGACGCCGTTGACGCGATCGTCGAACGGTGGACGAAGACGCTCTCGAAGAACGAGATCGGCGAGTGCCTGGGACAAAGCAACATTCCTGCGGCGCCCGTGCTGACTCTGCCCGAGTTGCTCGAAGACCCTCACGTTGCGAAACGCCAAGTACTGCGTCGGATGCATGACGAAAAGGGCCCGTGGCTTACCTGGGGCAGCCCACTGGTCCTCTCCGACTCCCCTTTGGTCGAGCCTACTCGCCCTGGCCCCCTTGGAGCCCACACCCAGGAAGTCCTGACCGGCGACCTAGGTCTCTCCGAAGCTGACGTCAGTGCCTTGCGCGCATCGGGAGCAATCTGA
- a CDS encoding enoyl-CoA hydratase/isomerase family protein, protein MADIEFTVDEGVGRILLNRPERKNAFSFDMLKQWASFLGEAQHDDSIRVVVVTGAGGAFCSGVDLDGFAADRGTPWLDKRMLTDKVHLVARAVEDFDKPYIAALPGVAVGAGLDMALMADLRLAASSVRLSEGYIRVGLLPGDGGCHLLPRLVGRANALELLWTGDFVDAGTALELGMVNHVYSDDEFEAKVSGFARKIAAAPPLATRMIKRAVVHGESMTFAASLDLVSSHQAIIQSTQDSREAMSAFREKRPAEFLGR, encoded by the coding sequence ATGGCTGATATCGAATTCACCGTCGACGAGGGAGTGGGCCGGATCCTGCTGAACCGCCCCGAACGCAAGAACGCCTTCAGTTTTGACATGCTCAAGCAATGGGCATCGTTCCTGGGGGAAGCGCAGCACGACGATAGCATCCGGGTCGTCGTCGTTACTGGTGCCGGTGGTGCGTTCTGTTCCGGCGTGGATCTCGATGGGTTCGCCGCTGATCGTGGCACGCCATGGTTGGACAAACGTATGCTGACGGACAAGGTCCACTTGGTCGCTCGGGCCGTGGAGGACTTCGACAAGCCCTACATCGCCGCCTTGCCCGGTGTCGCCGTGGGAGCGGGTCTCGATATGGCGCTAATGGCCGACCTCCGTCTGGCCGCCTCCAGCGTGCGACTGTCCGAAGGATACATACGAGTGGGTCTTCTGCCGGGCGACGGCGGCTGCCACCTCCTGCCCCGGCTGGTGGGACGGGCCAATGCCTTGGAACTGCTGTGGACAGGTGACTTCGTCGACGCCGGGACCGCCCTCGAGCTGGGCATGGTCAACCACGTGTACTCCGACGACGAATTCGAGGCCAAGGTGAGCGGGTTCGCCCGGAAGATCGCTGCCGCACCGCCTCTGGCCACCCGGATGATCAAGCGCGCCGTCGTGCACGGCGAGTCGATGACCTTCGCAGCCTCGCTTGACCTCGTATCCTCGCACCAGGCCATCATCCAGTCGACGCAGGACTCCAGGGAAGCAATGAGCGCCTTCCGCGAAAAGCGGCCCGCGGAATTCCTGGGCCGCTGA
- a CDS encoding N-acyl homoserine lactonase family protein, translating to MSAPEYSVHALRYAQSVGKRSSFFYRYDLSKQADAEQHIDWYFWLLQGGGKTVLVDCGYNEERGARKGRYQGTAPLELLSRAGVRAADVDHVVVSHMHYDHVGNIGLFPNATFSMARSEFEWMQGPYANRFPTCWTVEPEEREMMQNLNREGRVTLVDDRTEVLPGIAVSLVGGHTPGQTLTEVTSTAGQIVLASDAAHLYEEFETDRAFNMFHNLEDMYGAYERLRDLNDRPKTIVIPGHDPRVGRRYAQVEADCFDLTHQVTDD from the coding sequence ATGTCTGCACCAGAGTACTCGGTGCATGCCCTTCGCTACGCCCAGAGCGTGGGCAAACGGTCTTCATTCTTCTACCGTTACGACCTTTCAAAGCAAGCTGATGCCGAGCAACATATCGATTGGTACTTCTGGTTGCTTCAAGGCGGAGGTAAGACTGTGCTTGTTGACTGTGGCTACAACGAGGAACGGGGTGCACGGAAGGGGCGGTACCAGGGTACGGCCCCGCTGGAATTGTTGTCCCGGGCTGGAGTGCGGGCCGCAGACGTTGACCACGTCGTCGTTTCCCACATGCATTATGACCACGTCGGCAACATCGGCCTCTTCCCGAACGCGACGTTCTCCATGGCCCGTTCCGAGTTTGAATGGATGCAGGGACCATACGCCAACAGGTTTCCCACCTGCTGGACCGTCGAGCCCGAGGAGCGGGAGATGATGCAGAACCTCAACCGCGAGGGAAGGGTCACCTTAGTCGACGACCGAACGGAGGTGCTTCCCGGGATTGCGGTATCCCTCGTTGGCGGCCACACACCGGGGCAGACCTTGACCGAAGTCACCTCAACCGCAGGCCAGATTGTGCTCGCCTCCGACGCCGCCCACCTCTACGAAGAGTTCGAAACGGACCGGGCCTTCAACATGTTCCACAACCTGGAAGACATGTACGGAGCATACGAGCGGTTGCGGGACCTGAACGATCGGCCCAAGACGATTGTCATTCCCGGCCACGATCCGCGTGTCGGCAGGCGCTATGCCCAGGTGGAAGCTGACTGCTTCGACCTCACCCACCAAGTCACCGATGACTGA
- a CDS encoding MFS transporter codes for MSRTQYLVIFGGLLCNMIDGYDLSVIGFALPHLPVGFASPVMKGWIVSMGLIGMAVGAIVLSPLADRYGRRLFIIGGVALNLVAICATALVSNAEGMLVGRFFTGVAVGVLSSLSIVLAQEYASAGKRNLATGFVTIGFSVGSVVGGIVGLSLVNAYGGAWQVFFVFGGVLTAIVLIYTVFFMPESLSFLVAQRTTKSRTQIAKISKSMGLTDVNPEAVLPPEREGTRDGKKGSLLDKQFRTRTLLLWIGYTVVNAAYYFVATWTPQLITNSSGSTATGTTAGTVLSLGSVVGAIAFGIIGMKVLSTKLAWISLVVAMAAQIVFALTMEGGLALALAGILGVAAFASLTSYVSSAPQLYPILLRGKGLGSMYGISRIGSIAAPILAGYAVAFMSAENMYLCASLLFGISGCVAFVLWRLTSSHFTAERAALAEPADTLV; via the coding sequence ATGAGTAGGACCCAGTACCTCGTTATATTCGGCGGTTTGCTTTGCAACATGATTGACGGGTATGACCTCTCCGTCATTGGGTTCGCCTTGCCCCATTTGCCGGTGGGCTTCGCCTCACCAGTCATGAAGGGGTGGATCGTGAGCATGGGCCTCATCGGCATGGCCGTCGGCGCCATCGTTTTGTCACCACTGGCGGATCGCTATGGACGCCGCCTCTTCATCATTGGCGGTGTGGCACTGAATCTTGTCGCGATTTGCGCGACGGCCCTAGTGAGTAACGCCGAAGGCATGCTTGTGGGCCGCTTCTTTACCGGAGTTGCTGTCGGGGTCCTATCCTCGTTGAGTATCGTTCTGGCTCAGGAGTATGCATCCGCAGGAAAGCGAAACCTGGCAACAGGATTCGTGACCATTGGATTCTCGGTCGGCAGTGTGGTGGGCGGAATTGTAGGCCTTTCCCTCGTCAACGCCTACGGGGGAGCATGGCAGGTCTTCTTCGTCTTCGGAGGCGTGCTGACGGCAATCGTGTTGATCTACACAGTCTTTTTCATGCCTGAGTCACTCTCCTTCCTTGTGGCCCAGCGGACGACTAAGTCCCGGACCCAAATTGCAAAGATCTCCAAGTCCATGGGACTGACGGACGTCAACCCCGAGGCTGTGCTTCCTCCGGAGAGGGAAGGAACCCGCGACGGAAAGAAGGGCTCCCTCCTGGACAAACAGTTCCGAACCCGGACGTTGCTCTTGTGGATCGGCTACACGGTAGTCAATGCCGCCTACTACTTTGTCGCCACGTGGACCCCGCAGCTGATCACGAACAGCAGTGGAAGCACCGCGACCGGAACCACAGCGGGGACCGTCCTTAGCCTCGGCAGCGTCGTGGGGGCGATCGCTTTTGGCATCATCGGCATGAAGGTACTCTCCACCAAGCTGGCCTGGATCTCGCTTGTCGTCGCCATGGCTGCTCAAATCGTCTTTGCCCTCACTATGGAGGGTGGGCTTGCACTGGCGTTGGCTGGCATCCTGGGTGTGGCAGCATTCGCCTCGCTAACGTCATACGTTTCCTCGGCCCCGCAGCTCTACCCGATTCTCCTTCGAGGCAAAGGACTCGGGTCGATGTATGGCATCAGCCGCATCGGCTCGATTGCCGCCCCGATCCTCGCCGGTTACGCCGTTGCTTTCATGAGCGCCGAGAACATGTATCTTTGCGCATCGCTCTTGTTCGGAATCTCGGGGTGCGTCGCGTTCGTGCTCTGGCGTTTGACGAGCTCTCATTTCACCGCAGAGCGTGCAGCCCTCGCCGAGCCAGCAGACACACTGGTCTAA
- a CDS encoding N-acyl homoserine lactonase family protein, translated as MNHTEPKYEAFALRYASRPGMKSEHFFHYALYQEPDTELGLDYYFWVLRNQNRTVLVDCGYNRDRALERKNRRQDVEPVELLKMIDVRPQDVDHLVISHMHHDHAGNINLFPNATVSIAKEELAFWTGEFAGRDIMAWTVDSEDVKTVQRLAKEERLVVVDGESDVAPGISVTRLPGHTPGQLITHVDGLSGRLVLASDALHYYEEMDRDRPFSFFHDLEQTYRSYGELRALRDQGSTIIAGHDPAVMTRFQRVNDHCVDLTTQWSI; from the coding sequence ATGAACCACACGGAACCCAAATACGAGGCATTCGCCCTTCGATATGCTTCCAGACCAGGAATGAAGTCGGAGCACTTTTTTCACTACGCCCTCTATCAGGAGCCCGACACAGAACTGGGCCTCGATTACTATTTTTGGGTCCTCAGGAATCAGAACCGGACGGTCCTCGTCGACTGCGGCTATAACCGAGACCGCGCCTTGGAACGAAAGAACCGCAGACAGGACGTCGAGCCTGTCGAACTGCTGAAGATGATCGATGTACGTCCGCAGGACGTCGACCATCTGGTCATATCCCACATGCATCACGACCACGCCGGCAACATCAACCTCTTTCCGAACGCCACCGTGAGTATCGCCAAAGAAGAACTGGCATTCTGGACCGGCGAATTCGCGGGGCGCGACATCATGGCGTGGACCGTGGATTCCGAGGATGTGAAAACCGTGCAGCGCCTCGCCAAAGAGGAACGGCTTGTCGTAGTGGACGGAGAATCAGACGTGGCACCGGGGATCAGCGTCACCCGCCTGCCTGGACACACACCGGGCCAGCTCATTACGCATGTCGATGGCCTGTCCGGCCGGCTGGTACTGGCTTCCGACGCACTGCATTACTACGAAGAGATGGACCGCGATCGTCCCTTCTCCTTCTTCCATGACCTCGAACAGACCTACCGCTCCTATGGAGAACTGCGCGCGCTCCGCGACCAGGGAAGCACCATCATCGCCGGTCATGATCCAGCGGTCATGACTCGCTTCCAGCGAGTCAACGACCATTGCGTCGACCTGACAACACAATGGTCAATTTAG
- a CDS encoding zinc-binding dehydrogenase has protein sequence MKMTAAVMYEQGLRAPYAESQPFQIDEVELQGPGEGEVLVEVRAAGLCHSDLSVVGGLRKRTLPVVGGHEGAGIVREVGAGIRHLAAGDHVVMTVAGGCGACAYCVGGRPGLCDNIGTSRYQGMLPNGFVRLSRNNSPIYHYSGISCFAEYAVTVPSSLVKIDQDVPFDVAALFGCAVVTGAGAVFNAADVRPGSSIVVIGLGGVGLNAVMAAKIAGASTIIGIDILASKFPLAHELGCTHSFLGQAPDAVEKVRDLTSGGVDYVFEFSGNRQAMLSSIAMTRKGGEIICIGLGATGDMFEYPHAQLVSEEKVIRGSLMGSGIGERDIPRFLRFYQEGKMPVERLMTSAIGFDGLNSALDQLHGGGVVRQVLHPNG, from the coding sequence ATGAAGATGACAGCGGCCGTTATGTATGAGCAGGGCCTTAGAGCCCCTTACGCCGAAAGCCAGCCTTTCCAGATCGATGAGGTGGAACTTCAGGGACCCGGAGAGGGCGAAGTGCTCGTAGAAGTCCGGGCTGCCGGGCTGTGCCATTCCGACCTTTCCGTGGTGGGAGGACTCCGCAAACGAACGCTGCCAGTAGTCGGTGGACACGAGGGGGCAGGAATTGTGCGGGAAGTAGGCGCGGGCATCCGTCACCTGGCCGCCGGTGACCATGTTGTCATGACCGTGGCCGGGGGCTGTGGCGCGTGTGCTTACTGCGTGGGAGGGAGGCCGGGCCTCTGTGACAACATCGGCACCAGCCGGTACCAAGGCATGCTGCCGAACGGCTTCGTGCGGCTGAGCCGCAACAATTCCCCCATTTACCATTACAGCGGCATCTCCTGCTTCGCCGAGTATGCGGTAACTGTGCCCAGTTCCCTCGTCAAGATCGACCAGGATGTCCCGTTCGACGTCGCCGCACTCTTTGGCTGCGCCGTCGTTACCGGTGCCGGCGCAGTCTTCAACGCCGCGGACGTGCGCCCCGGGTCGAGCATCGTCGTCATCGGCCTCGGCGGTGTAGGCCTGAACGCCGTCATGGCTGCGAAGATCGCCGGCGCAAGCACCATCATCGGTATCGACATCCTGGCCTCCAAGTTCCCGCTGGCCCACGAGCTGGGCTGCACGCACAGTTTCCTCGGACAGGCGCCTGACGCCGTGGAAAAAGTCCGGGACCTTACCTCAGGCGGGGTTGACTACGTCTTCGAGTTCTCAGGCAACCGGCAGGCGATGCTGTCGTCAATCGCGATGACCCGCAAGGGCGGGGAGATCATCTGCATCGGGCTCGGCGCGACAGGCGACATGTTCGAATACCCCCATGCCCAGCTGGTGTCCGAGGAAAAAGTCATCCGCGGCTCACTCATGGGCAGCGGGATCGGGGAACGCGACATCCCGCGCTTCCTGCGCTTCTATCAGGAAGGCAAGATGCCGGTGGAAAGGCTCATGACCTCAGCAATCGGCTTCGACGGCCTTAACTCGGCCCTCGATCAATTGCACGGTGGAGGCGTTGTTCGTCAGGTGCTGCATCCGAATGGCTGA
- a CDS encoding aldehyde dehydrogenase family protein produces MLGVVINTKVSLHSAQSVHVEQELSLRIGGTFERGRGPAFPVLNPATEQTIAEVQSADLEQVERAVAAARAGLDRKEMGSAEERSAALTRLADVIESHADEILAVSVNEVGTPVSTARNLHVDTPLRALRWLAQGTLTDRTEYLGRDDGPPASNSKVIYRPVGVVAGIAAYNYPLLFAVIKVGAAFAAGCPSVLLSSPNAPLGILNFGRFVEEAGWPASSVSVLAGGVDVAQHLIKQPDVAKVTFTGSVPAGKAVMATAAGGLRDVVLELGGKSAAIVLPSADAASVVGPIHSRYLRNAGQGCASPTRILVHESALETFLQHSRDYFSSVAVGDPWDTQTLVGPVISERHRQTVQGYIDSAVADGGVVLARGHKPAGPGWWVQPTLLGGLGNDARVNQEEIFGPVATVMTYSTVEEAVAIANDSTFGLHATVWGPLEEAMDVAYRLDVGQVSINGGGAKRPDAPNGGWKNSGIGREFGEAGIREFLEAVHIQWPVP; encoded by the coding sequence TTGCTAGGAGTCGTCATCAATACCAAGGTTTCCCTGCATTCGGCGCAGTCAGTCCACGTTGAGCAGGAGCTCAGCCTCAGGATCGGCGGTACCTTCGAACGAGGTCGAGGCCCGGCATTCCCGGTCCTGAATCCCGCGACCGAGCAGACCATCGCGGAGGTGCAATCGGCCGATCTAGAGCAGGTCGAACGGGCCGTCGCCGCGGCACGGGCCGGCCTGGACCGAAAGGAGATGGGGAGTGCGGAGGAACGGTCGGCCGCTCTGACCCGTCTGGCCGACGTCATTGAGTCCCATGCCGATGAGATTCTCGCCGTCTCGGTCAACGAGGTCGGAACTCCCGTGTCGACCGCACGGAACCTGCACGTCGATACACCTCTTCGTGCCCTGCGGTGGCTGGCCCAGGGGACGTTGACCGATCGGACGGAATACCTAGGCAGGGATGACGGTCCGCCGGCGAGCAATTCGAAGGTAATCTACCGGCCGGTCGGCGTCGTCGCGGGCATCGCGGCGTATAACTACCCGCTTCTATTCGCCGTGATCAAAGTGGGTGCCGCGTTCGCCGCCGGCTGTCCGAGCGTGTTGCTTTCCTCGCCCAATGCGCCCCTTGGGATCTTGAACTTCGGCCGATTCGTGGAGGAAGCCGGCTGGCCGGCGTCGTCCGTGAGCGTGCTGGCCGGCGGAGTCGACGTCGCCCAGCACCTGATTAAACAGCCGGACGTTGCCAAGGTGACATTCACCGGTTCCGTGCCGGCAGGCAAGGCTGTCATGGCGACCGCCGCCGGTGGGCTGCGTGACGTGGTCCTGGAGTTGGGCGGCAAGTCTGCGGCAATCGTGCTTCCATCGGCGGATGCAGCATCCGTCGTCGGACCGATCCACTCGCGCTACTTGCGCAATGCCGGACAAGGGTGCGCTTCGCCGACCCGGATCCTGGTCCACGAATCTGCCCTCGAGACGTTTCTCCAGCACAGCCGCGACTACTTCAGTTCGGTCGCTGTGGGAGACCCGTGGGACACGCAGACTCTCGTCGGCCCGGTCATCAGCGAGCGGCACCGCCAAACGGTGCAGGGCTACATCGACTCTGCAGTGGCCGACGGCGGAGTGGTGCTGGCCCGCGGGCATAAGCCCGCGGGCCCAGGCTGGTGGGTCCAGCCGACACTCCTTGGAGGATTGGGCAACGACGCCCGTGTCAACCAGGAGGAGATCTTTGGCCCTGTTGCCACAGTCATGACATACAGCACCGTTGAAGAGGCCGTCGCCATCGCCAACGACTCCACGTTCGGCTTGCACGCCACAGTGTGGGGGCCCCTCGAGGAAGCAATGGACGTTGCGTATCGCCTGGACGTCGGCCAGGTTTCCATCAACGGCGGGGGCGCGAAGCGGCCCGACGCGCCCAACGGGGGTTGGAAGAACAGCGGGATCGGCCGTGAGTTCGGCGAAGCCGGGATCCGCGAATTCCTTGAGGCAGTTCACATTCAATGGCCTGTGCCGTGA
- a CDS encoding FAS1-like dehydratase domain-containing protein → MSIETTEDSTVSVDSNSEYGKMTEEALQKMRNRMGKVKDINEPYIRYINGDSITHFARAIGDQNPLYCDEEYAAAGPHGKLIAPPGIYYGVAWGSWDLRHGQGLPGVHGLHSGDHWRFFKPLFDGDKVRATKELVKLEFKTGRMASRMLVQADEIKFYNQHEELVAIQIMPIFRMEREESKSQGKNKTLELGTYTAPEIAQIDAEVDAETPRGKETRYWEDVQIGDIIDPITKGPLTVPDMVAWLQGIGSPHVRAGKYWLDYRRQSPKVAVIDPKTGIPQAIERVHWDDFMAAEIGMPAPYDYGSQRGGYATYWASLWPGDEGWVADLEFQYRGMVFVGDVYKIKGKIVDKWIGAKTGNRYVKGEFTSFNQRGDDIMPGTVIFALPSKESGAVTFPVNVEEDGRADA, encoded by the coding sequence GTGAGCATCGAGACGACCGAGGACTCGACCGTGAGCGTCGATTCCAACAGCGAATACGGCAAGATGACCGAGGAAGCGCTGCAGAAGATGCGCAACCGAATGGGTAAGGTCAAGGACATCAATGAGCCCTACATCCGGTACATCAACGGTGACAGCATCACCCACTTCGCCCGTGCCATCGGTGACCAGAACCCGCTGTACTGCGACGAGGAATACGCTGCAGCCGGCCCCCATGGCAAACTCATTGCCCCTCCCGGTATCTACTACGGCGTAGCTTGGGGCAGCTGGGATCTGCGGCACGGCCAGGGCCTCCCGGGTGTCCACGGCCTGCACTCCGGTGATCACTGGCGCTTCTTTAAGCCGCTCTTCGACGGCGACAAGGTCCGTGCGACGAAAGAACTCGTCAAACTTGAGTTCAAGACCGGCCGCATGGCCAGCCGCATGCTCGTCCAGGCTGATGAGATCAAGTTCTACAACCAGCACGAAGAGCTCGTCGCCATCCAGATCATGCCGATCTTCCGGATGGAGCGGGAAGAATCCAAGTCACAGGGCAAGAACAAGACCCTTGAGCTTGGCACTTACACCGCCCCGGAGATCGCCCAGATCGATGCCGAAGTCGACGCCGAGACTCCGCGCGGCAAGGAGACCCGCTACTGGGAAGACGTCCAGATCGGCGACATCATCGACCCGATCACCAAGGGCCCCCTAACGGTCCCGGATATGGTCGCCTGGCTCCAAGGCATCGGCTCCCCGCACGTGCGGGCCGGCAAGTACTGGCTCGACTACCGCCGCCAGTCCCCCAAGGTCGCCGTGATCGATCCCAAGACGGGCATTCCGCAGGCCATCGAGCGCGTGCACTGGGACGACTTCATGGCTGCCGAGATCGGCATGCCTGCCCCTTACGACTACGGTTCGCAGCGTGGCGGATACGCGACGTACTGGGCCAGCCTGTGGCCGGGCGACGAAGGTTGGGTCGCCGACCTGGAGTTCCAGTACCGCGGCATGGTCTTCGTCGGCGACGTCTACAAGATCAAGGGAAAGATCGTCGACAAGTGGATCGGCGCCAAAACCGGCAACCGCTACGTCAAGGGCGAGTTCACCTCGTTCAACCAGCGTGGCGACGACATCATGCCCGGCACCGTGATCTTCGCGCTGCCGAGCAAGGAGTCCGGCGCTGTGACCTTCCCCGTCAACGTTGAGGAAGACGGCCGGGCCGACGCCTAG
- a CDS encoding GntR family transcriptional regulator, with protein MDASGKDRPEALVPFLIRRIQEVVGQGGYPPGSRLSPSALAKEFGVSHIPVREALSSLAAKGHIVHRQSRGFYTRELSRQEIEDIYHWRRVLETEAYKLAVPLITDDDIEEMRAITEETASLKEHAERVRFVELNRQFHFVAFRRAGSPVLLKLLNQLWDNAAPYVVLDLVDSTRAQDDHIEQIKLFETHDLKAILAAMENHRGFRLDMVKKSERVSA; from the coding sequence ATGGACGCGTCCGGCAAAGACCGACCAGAGGCCCTAGTACCTTTCCTTATTCGAAGGATCCAGGAGGTCGTGGGCCAGGGCGGCTACCCGCCTGGCTCCCGGCTCTCCCCCAGTGCACTGGCCAAGGAATTCGGCGTCTCGCACATTCCCGTCCGCGAGGCCCTCAGTTCACTTGCGGCTAAAGGCCACATCGTCCACCGGCAGTCGCGGGGGTTCTATACCCGCGAGCTCAGCCGCCAGGAAATCGAGGATATCTACCACTGGCGTCGAGTACTCGAGACGGAAGCCTACAAACTCGCCGTCCCGTTGATCACCGATGATGACATCGAGGAAATGCGCGCCATAACGGAGGAGACCGCCTCCCTCAAGGAGCACGCCGAACGGGTGCGGTTTGTGGAACTCAACAGACAGTTCCACTTCGTCGCCTTCCGCCGGGCTGGATCTCCTGTCCTGTTGAAGCTGCTCAACCAACTGTGGGACAACGCCGCGCCCTACGTCGTGCTCGACCTGGTGGACAGCACACGCGCTCAAGACGATCACATCGAACAAATCAAACTCTTCGAGACGCACGATCTTAAGGCGATATTGGCTGCCATGGAAAACCATCGTGGCTTCCGGCTTGACATGGTCAAGAAGTCAGAACGCGTGAGCGCATAA